The region GAAAATTGTTATGATAGAATGAACAAAAGATAACTATGGGAGGGATTGCAAATGGCTGTTTTAGTAACACCGGATTGGCTCGAGAATCGGGTGAAGCAGCATCCGGAACAGACGGCAGTAGTTGATGTCCGTTTTTCGCTGACAGATTCTGAAGCGGGGGAAAAAGCCTATCAAGAAAGTCATATTCCAGAAGCTGTTTACCTTGATTTGAACAAAGATTTAGCAGGTCCAGTGCAGGAACACGGGGGAAATCATCCATTACCAGATATGAATGATTTTGCTGAGAAATTGGGTGAGGTTGGTATTGATCAGGATACAACAGTGGTGATTTATGATCAGGATAATGATATGTTTGCCTCAAGATTATGGTGGCTGCTGTATTTCGCTGGCCATGATAATGCCCATATTCTGGATGGTGGCTTAACTAGATGGGTGAAAGAAGGGCATGTTGTGACAAATAAGGTTCCGGTCCCGACTGTAAAACAATTTAAGCCGTCTGTCCGTTCTAATGAGATTGTGCATATGGAAGAGGTAAAAGAGAAAGTCAACCATGGATCCGCTGTATTATTGGATTCGCGCGCAGAAGATCGCTACTTGGGTAAAACCGAACCACTGTATGCAAAAGCGGGACATATTCCAGGTGCCAAAAATTACTTTTGGAAAGATGTGCTTGGAGAAGATGGACAATGGAAAAGCAAGGAAGCACTTCAAACCCATTTTGCAAAACTAGGGAAAAAGGATGAAATCATTGTATCATGCGGGTCTGGTGTTTCCGCTTGCCCAAATGTGTTAGCGCTGAAAATGGCTGGCTATGAAAATGTGAAATTGTATCCCGGAAGCTTTAGTGATTGGATATCATACCCGGAAAATAAAGTAGAAACAAAGGCGGAATAAGGATGAAAGATGCAAGCATGAAATCTCGCTGTGACTGGGTAACGTCCGACCCAATTTATATCGATTACCATGACCATGAATGGGGCCAGCCAACATATGATGATCAGAAACTGTTTGAAATGTTGTGTTTGGAAGGGGCACAGGCAGGACTTAGCTGGATTACTATTCTAAAACGCCGGGAAAATTATCGGGCTGCCTTTGACCAGTTTGATCCGAAGCAGGTAAGTGCATATGATGAGAATAAAGTCAATGAGCTGTTGCAAGATGAAGGGATTATCCGGAATGAACGAAAAATACGCTCCGTCATTACCAATGCACAAGCCTTTCTCCGGATAGCGGATGAATTTGGCTCGTTTCGTTCGTATATTTGGCAGTTTGTCGGCGGCCAGCCGATCAATAATCACTGGGAGACACATGCCGATGTTCCGGCTACAACGAAGGAATCAGAACAAATGAGTAAGGACATGAAAAAAAGAGGATTCAAGTTTGTTGGCCCAACGATTTGCTATGCGTTTATGCAGGCGACTGGAATGGTGAATGATCATACGAAGAATTGTTTTTTGTATCACGCGTAATTGTTCGGGTGCCAGGAACGGACACCATTCAGAATTGCTTGCATGTCTGGCACCCAGTCCGGATAAGTGAGAAAGGCAGTGAGACGGGAACATAAAGGTTAATACTAATTGGAAGCTAGTTTGGTAATTTGTCTTAGGGAAAGTTATGTTTTGTAAAGGAGAATATAAGCCAAAATCCACTTTTACTAATTTTTCATAAATTTTGTTTTGCCGGATGTCAAACACCCAAAATTCACCCTTGAAAATCAAGCTTGTCTTCTAGTACAATAACAAATTGTGTACATGAACGAATATAGTTTATACAGGCTAAGGAGAAGGTGTAGAATTGGTTTACTCAGTTTTTTTGGAAAAGGAAAAAGACAAAGCGGAAATTAAAGAAGAACTAGATACATTGGAAATCCAATTAGCGCGGATGCAAAATAATATGAAACAAATCGCGAAAAAGTCAGAAGTAATTAGTATTGACCACGCTAGGGATGAACAATTGGTGATTATTTATGCGGATAAAAAAGCGGATACTTTTCAGTTGATGCTGCACGATTGTCAGTCTCCATTTCGTGGTAACTGGCATTCTGCAATCCAGGCGGAATTTAAAGGCGAGGATACCCTGCATATTGCGGATATCAAAGGGGAGCAAAATAAAGGGTATGGATCCGTACTTATGGATCATTTGAAAGAACTGGCCCGTGATAAGAATATCCAATATATAACAGGTGATATTGTTGCCCGTGATTTTGACCATGTTGATCGTTTAACGTATTTCTATAGTAAGCATGATTTTGATGTTGAGGTTGATCATGAGGAGCAAAGTGGCAGAATTGTTTGGAATGATGGATGAGAGAGGGTGTGAATGTTGGAACAGTTTCTCCCTTTTCGACACCTTTCTCCTTTGATTCAAACTTAATTTTTACATTTTTCGCAAATACTATTAAGCGGCCCGATGACGGAAGGTCGCATGCCGTTTGTTATAGAAACTGACCACAAGGCAAATCAAGATTAATAGTCGTATGACGCAAGCTCGGTTCATAAGCCTTAGCTTTTTCTGACAACAGACGCATTAGAACAACAACGTCCAAGGATTGGCTGGATAAAGCATCTTCATCCCGACTTCCAATCAGTGCCACATCCGACACCACAGACCAAGCGCCGGCACGATTATAGAAAATAGCTAAAGATGGTTCACACGTGAATATGCCAAAGTCTATGTCACTTTGTTTTTCAATCCATTGAGTAGCGGCGGAGACTGTACGTAAACCTAGCCCTTGGCCACGGTACGCGGGATCAGTAGCCACACTGCTAAGACCAGCAATATTGAATGTTTGTCCATCGTGCCTGATAGTTTTGCGCACCACGCCTGCATAGCTGATCAACTTTCCGTCTATATAGGAATAAAATGAGCGTGCATGAAGTTCTTTATCGTGCGCTTTCGGAATCGTTGCCCCTGGCATTGGACAAGCGTCCGGCCAGACCCTATGCAGCATAACAGCAATCTCTCGTTGTAATGCATAAGGTGCTTGATTATAATTGATCGATTGCACAATAGTTGTCATGGTATTCCCTCGCCTTTTCACACAATTTTCACGTCTCAATACATAGGTTTTCCTTCCCTATCATTTCCTCCTGTTTACTTGTTCATTCCAACCAAAATATCCAAATCAACCGTTATTTCAGAAGAACCTTGATTAAAAAATGTATCAAATTGTTCTTTTTTCGCGTTCCAGGCAAGTGGAGACATTTGAGCTAAATGTATTAATTCCGTTTGATTGAGCACCTTGGTATAGCTTAGTTTAAATTTATTAACCAGATGGAAATGCTTTTTAAAAAGTGACACCGTTTGATCATTTTTATAGAGCATCTTGGCTGTATCATTGAAAAGTGTTTCCCGAAGTTCTATTAGATAATTTGCACGCGGAACAACTTTGACTATAAGGCCATCCGAAGCCAGGATCCTTTTGAAATCTGTATAATTTGCTGGTGAAAGTATGTTAATGATGGCATGGCACGATTGATTCGCTAATGGTGAATTCGCTAAATCCCCGACTAGCCAGATTGATTTTTGGTATTCTCTGGCAGCCATCTTAATGCCTTCCTTTGAAATATCCAAACCAACTCCGATAATCGCTTCATCCTTGCATTCGTCTAAAACCCTTTGTAAATGTGAGCCCTCCCCACATCCTGCATCAAGAATCATGAACGGCTCATTAGATACAGCTACATATTCTATTATTACTTTTGAAATCCTTTCATGCAGCAATGAATATAAGTTGCTATTCATAATGATTTGATGCCTTGCTGCAAATAAATTCTTGTTGTATTGATTGGAGGAGGGATGGTTCAGCATGTTTATATACCCTTGCTTAGCAAAATCAAATGTATGATTGTTCGAGCACATGAGACTTTTTAAATCAACGACCTTCATTGACCCTTTACAAAGTGGACATCTGAATACTTCCACAAACTGACTAACCATTTCCGCATTTTTTTCCTTATTGGTCATGTTTCTCTTCCTTTTCAAAAATTAAAAACCACAAGCGTCTGCCTCTGAGTAAGAGTAAAGGGAAAGCAATTGTTAGTCAAGCAATTCAAAATTGTATGCGTGTATTTGATCTTACGGCATTTCAATTAATTCCCAAGGTTGACTCCCAATCATTTTTCCCATAAACTAAATACAAATGAGCAAAAGGAGGTGGATATGATGAATCATACTGGTAGTGGCATAACCAAGTTTAGGGAGTACCTTTGGACGCGTTATGCAATTTTTTCCGATATTTCTATGCAAGGGACGAGTGTGTACTTTTTTAATAGAAATATATGGAAAAAATACCAGTAAGAGACATCTATCCACGAACGGAATTTTAATGCGGCGGTGGAGTGTTTGCTCTGCCGTCTTTTTTGTTTTTAATGGGGGAAGGTCTCTTCATTACGGAGGAAGAGAAATGATTGTTTCAAGCTTACAAAACGTAACACAAACTTTTGGTGCGAATACGATTTTTAGTGACGTAACATGTGAAATAAATCTTGGGGATCGAATCGGTTTAATTGGAAGAAATGGGGAAGGTAAAACAACATTACTCGATTTACTGGCACGTAAAACAGAACCAGCATCGGGAACGATTACTTGGAAAAAAGGCTTAACAGTTGGGCTTTTAGAACAAACTCCTGACGTAGATCGCGAGCGGAAAGTAGAAGCAATACTGTATGATGTATTTTCGTCCATCAATGAGATGAAAAGAAAAATGACAGATTTGGAACGATCTATGTCACTCGAAACAAATGCAAATCAATTAACACGTATTGTTGAAATATATGGGACTTTGCAAGAGAAATTTCAGGAAGCTGGCGGGTATGAAATTGATTCGCGGGTTAGACGAATAATGAGTGGATTGCAAATAGCGAATTTAGCTGAAAAAAATTGGGAGCAATTGAGCGGCGGAGAGCGTACAAAGGTTGGTCTGGCCAAGTTACTACTAACAGAGCCAAATTTGCTTTTGCTTGATGAACCGACCAATCATTTGGACTTATCCGCAATAGAATGGTTGACTGATTTTATCAAGCAATATGCAGGGACAGTTGTAATTGTGTCACATGATCGCTACTTTTTGGATGAAACCGTCACATCTATTTTTGAAATGGATCAAGGTGAGCTTATTCCTTACGCGACCAATTACACAGATTATGTAAAGGAACGTGAAGCACGATTAATGCGGGAATTTCAGCAATATCAGGATCAACAAAAGAAAATTAAAAAGATGAAAGAAACCATTAAAAAGTTAAAAGAGTGGGCCAATCAGGCAAATCCACCTAATGCTGGCCTGCATCGCCGGGCGAAAAGCATGGAAAAAGCACTTGCCAAGATAGAAGTCATGAAAAGGCCAGTCCTGGAACAGAAAAAGATCGATCTTGATTTTCAGATGAATAAACGTAGCGGTAAAGATGTCTTAGTTATGGAAAACGTCAGCAAAAGATTCCACGAAAAGGAGTTATTTTCTGCAGTAAATATGCACGTGCGTTTTCAAGACCGGGTTGCGATTGTCGGAGAAAACGGAAGCGGAAAGTCGAGTCTATTGAAAATGGTGTTAGGAACCGTGGAGGCTGACGAAGGCGCAGTTAAATTGGGTAGTAATTTGTCAGTTGGATTCCTTTCCCAGCATATGCTTGAACTGAATGGGGAACGGACAATATTGGATGAATTCCGCGATCAAGTTCATGTTACAGAAGGGGCGGCTCGCGGGATGCTAGCAAAATTCCTGTTTTATGGAAAAACTGTTTTTCAAAAAGTAAGCAGTTTAAGCGGTGGTGAACAAATGCGACTAAGGCTTGCACAATTAGTCCATCAAAGTCACAATTTGCTTATCCTTGATGAACCAACCAACCATTTGGATATTGAATCAAAGGAAGTATTGGAGGAAGCATTGGAGCAATTTGACGGAACCGTTATTGCTGTTTCCCACGACCGTTATTTTCTCGATCGATTGTTCCCAATAACCTACTGGCTCTCTGATGAAAAGCTAACTAGATATGAAGGAAACTATACCTTTGCCAGAGAAAAACGTAAAAAATAGGGAGACAAAGGGGAACAGGCACCTTGTCCCACCATTATCTACCAAAGCAGGCACAAGAACCGGACCTCTGTCCCAATATATGTTAAACTAAATTACATCACAGCAGGAAAGGAAGCGACACAACATGCAATATGTAACACTAAACAATGACCTAAAGATGCCGCAGCTGGGCTTTGGTGTGTGGCAAGTACCAGATGAAGAAGCAACCCCTGCAGTAACCAAAGCGCTGGAGGTTGGCTATCGTTCCATTGATACTGCGAAAGTTTATGAAAATGAACATGGAGTAGGGCGAGCGCTGGCAAAAACGGATATAGCCCGTGAAGATCTTTTCATTACAACTAAAGTCTGGAATAGTGATCACGGATACGAGAACACCTTAAAAGCGTTTGATGCCAGCCTGGAAAGATTGGGTCTTGATTATGTTGACCTCTATTTAATCCACTGGCCAACACCAAAATATGGCGAATATGTAGAAACCTATAAGGCGATGGAGAAACTCTACAAGGATGGCCGTGTCAAAGCGATTGGCGTGTGTAATTTCGACATAGAACACTTGCAACGTTTATTAGATGAATGTGAAGTGATACCAGCAGTAAACCAAGTCGAGTGCCATCCATACTTACAGCAAAAGGAATTGAAAAATTTCTGTAAAAAGCATGGCATCTACTTGGAAGCATGGAGCCCATTAATGAGCGGTGGCGATGTGTTGAACAGTGAAGAAGTTAAAGCAATTGCTGATCAATATGGCAAAACACCAGCACAAGTGATTATTCGCTGGCACTTGCAATACAACAACATCGTGATTCCGAAATCGGTCACACCATCACGTATTGAAGAAAACTTCGATGTATTCGATTTTGAATTAAGTGATGTCGATATGCGGAAAATGGCTGAATTGGATCGTAATCAGCGAAAAGGTCCTGAGCCGAGTGAGATGAATGCGCGATAGTAAGTGGTGGAAACGAACGTGGCGAGAATCCACGTTCGTTTTATTTTTTTGGCTTTTATTTTATCTTAGGAAAATTGCTTTTTTATGTGGGTTGTTGGAGGCTTTTTCAAAAATGAAAGCAAATATTTGTAAAATAATAAAAAGACGTGCTGTGGAAAGCTACTGAAACAAGATTTTGCGCCTAATCCATAACTTTGACCAACCGGGTTAACGGTAGTATACTTAGCTTAAATTCTGAATACATTATTAACACTTGAAAGCAAGAAAGGTGGCATTAGTGTATGACGGATAAGGAGTGTTCATGTTGAAGCATATAAACACACCGGAAGAACTGTATGAAGAACTTGATAAACTGAATAAAGAACATACCGTTTCCCAATTCTATGTACCCGGGAAAGGGACGTTCACGCTGGCATGTGAAGAACGGGAAAAGACCATTAAAGAGGAAATGGAAGAAGACGAGGAACTCAGGGAAATGATTAATGAAAGCAGAAGGGAATATAGGGAAGGGAAGTATGTAACAACAGAGGAACTTATCCGATCTATTGATGAAAAGGATTTTTTCAAATGAAGCGAGTAGTGTTATCTAAGCTGGCGAAGAAGAAAATTCAGCATTACAGAAATGAACATTTTACCGAAGAGGAGACGCGGATATTTTTAAAAAAGTTGTCAGCCGAAATTGAAGATCTCCTCTTGAATCCTTTTTTAACTAGACGATATACTGATGAATGGGGAGAGTGTAAGGGGATTTCACGTATGATTCACCGGAAATTTAAATTCTATTATGAAATGCAAGGAGACGATATTATCATTCTAGCTATAAGGTTCCCCGGAGAAAAATAAACACCACCAAGAACAACACCTCGATAACATCCTTTTTTAATTTCTACTGAGGAAAGTACATCAGCCCTGTTTTCCACACTAAAATAGTTTACATTTTATAAATGAAGGGAATGAATACGAATAGCATTTTTGTTCCACTTCTAGAAATGTCTTAAGATATAAACAAAGAAAGGAAGCGATCAGTTATGCAATACATAACACTAAACAATGATCTTCGTATGCCGCAACTTGGATATGGGGTTTGGAAAGTTCCCGAAGATGAAGCAGCAACAGCGGTAGATAATGCGTTAAAAGCTGGTTTTCGCTCGATTGATACTGCAAAAATCTACGGCAATGAACGTGGTGTTGGAAAAGCATTGGCAGATAGCACCATCGATCGTAGCGATTTATTTATCACCACAAAGGTATGGAATAGTGATCAGGGCTATGAAAATACATTGAAAGCAATGGATGAAAGTTTGGAGAAACTTGGTCTTGATTATGTAGATCTTTATTTGATCCACTGGCCAACACCAAAGTATGACCAATATGTTGAAACATACAAGGCATTGGAGCAGTTATACAAAGATGGGCGCACCAAAGCGATTGGCGTTTGTAACTTTGATATCGAGCATTTGCAACGGATTATGGATGAATGTGATATTACACCCGCCATTAATCAGGTTGAATGTCATCCATATTTACAGCAGAAAGAACTGAAAGAATTCTGCAAGCAGCATGGTATCCGTTTGGAAGCATACAGTCCATTAATGAATGGCACCGATGTTTTAAAAGATGAAGTTATTAAAGAAATTGCCGGTAAATATGGCAAAACACCGGCACAAGTAATCCTTCGCTGGCACCTTCAATCCGATGTTGTGGTCATTCCAAAAACAGTAACACCTTCGCGGATGGCTGAGAACTTGGATGTATTTGATTTTGAGCTGAGTGAAGCAGATATGGAGAAAATTGCTGGTTTAGATCGAAATCAGCGTCACAATTCTGTGCCTAGTGAGATGAATAAGCGGTAGGGGGTGCCTATCACTTCCCGAATTTTGTCGTTTATTGTCGAATAAAAAACGCTTGGATTTATGGATAATCCAGGCGTTTTCCTTCCACATTGACTATTTCCTCAATTCTATCCATAACATGAGACATATGCGATAGCGTTTTGTTTAAAAATTCACTTAATGGAATTGGCATTTTGTAATGGCATGGTGTAAACTAACACTAGCTTGTTCATCCATTTTGAAAGGAGTGGTGTTTTATGAGTGCAATTAATACTATCTTTGTAAACCAAAACACACAAAACAAAGTGGAGGAACGGTCGGTGTTGTAACAGACTTTTCCTCCAACAATTAAGGAGGAAAATGTAATTGAACGGTTTGGAAAGTCTTGGATGGTGCAATTCCATAACAGATGTTGAAATGGACAGATTA is a window of Lentibacillus daqui DNA encoding:
- a CDS encoding sulfurtransferase, which translates into the protein MAVLVTPDWLENRVKQHPEQTAVVDVRFSLTDSEAGEKAYQESHIPEAVYLDLNKDLAGPVQEHGGNHPLPDMNDFAEKLGEVGIDQDTTVVIYDQDNDMFASRLWWLLYFAGHDNAHILDGGLTRWVKEGHVVTNKVPVPTVKQFKPSVRSNEIVHMEEVKEKVNHGSAVLLDSRAEDRYLGKTEPLYAKAGHIPGAKNYFWKDVLGEDGQWKSKEALQTHFAKLGKKDEIIVSCGSGVSACPNVLALKMAGYENVKLYPGSFSDWISYPENKVETKAE
- a CDS encoding DNA-3-methyladenine glycosylase I, with the protein product MKDASMKSRCDWVTSDPIYIDYHDHEWGQPTYDDQKLFEMLCLEGAQAGLSWITILKRRENYRAAFDQFDPKQVSAYDENKVNELLQDEGIIRNERKIRSVITNAQAFLRIADEFGSFRSYIWQFVGGQPINNHWETHADVPATTKESEQMSKDMKKRGFKFVGPTICYAFMQATGMVNDHTKNCFLYHA
- a CDS encoding GNAT family N-acetyltransferase, translated to MVYSVFLEKEKDKAEIKEELDTLEIQLARMQNNMKQIAKKSEVISIDHARDEQLVIIYADKKADTFQLMLHDCQSPFRGNWHSAIQAEFKGEDTLHIADIKGEQNKGYGSVLMDHLKELARDKNIQYITGDIVARDFDHVDRLTYFYSKHDFDVEVDHEEQSGRIVWNDG
- a CDS encoding GNAT family N-acetyltransferase; translated protein: MTTIVQSINYNQAPYALQREIAVMLHRVWPDACPMPGATIPKAHDKELHARSFYSYIDGKLISYAGVVRKTIRHDGQTFNIAGLSSVATDPAYRGQGLGLRTVSAATQWIEKQSDIDFGIFTCEPSLAIFYNRAGAWSVVSDVALIGSRDEDALSSQSLDVVVLMRLLSEKAKAYEPSLRHTTINLDLPCGQFL
- a CDS encoding putative RNA methyltransferase, yielding MTNKEKNAEMVSQFVEVFRCPLCKGSMKVVDLKSLMCSNNHTFDFAKQGYINMLNHPSSNQYNKNLFAARHQIIMNSNLYSLLHERISKVIIEYVAVSNEPFMILDAGCGEGSHLQRVLDECKDEAIIGVGLDISKEGIKMAAREYQKSIWLVGDLANSPLANQSCHAIINILSPANYTDFKRILASDGLIVKVVPRANYLIELRETLFNDTAKMLYKNDQTVSLFKKHFHLVNKFKLSYTKVLNQTELIHLAQMSPLAWNAKKEQFDTFFNQGSSEITVDLDILVGMNK
- a CDS encoding RAxF-45 family protein translates to MNHTGSGITKFREYLWTRYAIFSDISMQGTSVYFFNRNIWKKYQ
- the abc-f gene encoding ribosomal protection-like ABC-F family protein, coding for MIVSSLQNVTQTFGANTIFSDVTCEINLGDRIGLIGRNGEGKTTLLDLLARKTEPASGTITWKKGLTVGLLEQTPDVDRERKVEAILYDVFSSINEMKRKMTDLERSMSLETNANQLTRIVEIYGTLQEKFQEAGGYEIDSRVRRIMSGLQIANLAEKNWEQLSGGERTKVGLAKLLLTEPNLLLLDEPTNHLDLSAIEWLTDFIKQYAGTVVIVSHDRYFLDETVTSIFEMDQGELIPYATNYTDYVKEREARLMREFQQYQDQQKKIKKMKETIKKLKEWANQANPPNAGLHRRAKSMEKALAKIEVMKRPVLEQKKIDLDFQMNKRSGKDVLVMENVSKRFHEKELFSAVNMHVRFQDRVAIVGENGSGKSSLLKMVLGTVEADEGAVKLGSNLSVGFLSQHMLELNGERTILDEFRDQVHVTEGAARGMLAKFLFYGKTVFQKVSSLSGGEQMRLRLAQLVHQSHNLLILDEPTNHLDIESKEVLEEALEQFDGTVIAVSHDRYFLDRLFPITYWLSDEKLTRYEGNYTFAREKRKK
- a CDS encoding aldo/keto reductase, which produces MQYVTLNNDLKMPQLGFGVWQVPDEEATPAVTKALEVGYRSIDTAKVYENEHGVGRALAKTDIAREDLFITTKVWNSDHGYENTLKAFDASLERLGLDYVDLYLIHWPTPKYGEYVETYKAMEKLYKDGRVKAIGVCNFDIEHLQRLLDECEVIPAVNQVECHPYLQQKELKNFCKKHGIYLEAWSPLMSGGDVLNSEEVKAIADQYGKTPAQVIIRWHLQYNNIVIPKSVTPSRIEENFDVFDFELSDVDMRKMAELDRNQRKGPEPSEMNAR
- a CDS encoding type II toxin-antitoxin system RelE/ParE family toxin — its product is MKRVVLSKLAKKKIQHYRNEHFTEEETRIFLKKLSAEIEDLLLNPFLTRRYTDEWGECKGISRMIHRKFKFYYEMQGDDIIILAIRFPGEK
- a CDS encoding aldo/keto reductase, whose protein sequence is MQYITLNNDLRMPQLGYGVWKVPEDEAATAVDNALKAGFRSIDTAKIYGNERGVGKALADSTIDRSDLFITTKVWNSDQGYENTLKAMDESLEKLGLDYVDLYLIHWPTPKYDQYVETYKALEQLYKDGRTKAIGVCNFDIEHLQRIMDECDITPAINQVECHPYLQQKELKEFCKQHGIRLEAYSPLMNGTDVLKDEVIKEIAGKYGKTPAQVILRWHLQSDVVVIPKTVTPSRMAENLDVFDFELSEADMEKIAGLDRNQRHNSVPSEMNKR